The proteins below are encoded in one region of Methanomassiliicoccales archaeon:
- a CDS encoding ABC transporter ATP-binding protein: MDAVRVEGLTRVFKTNRGKRETVALDDVDLHIKDGELFGLLGPNGAGKTTLIKILATLLLPSSGSAEVLGYDVERQAQSIRPLINMVAGGEFSGYGLLTVRENLWMFSQFYGIPGKEARTRIDDLLARFGLTEFADSKVRTLSTGEKQKMNVIRGFVTDPRLIFLDEPTLGLDVNSSRAIRSFVIDWVSSGDRRTVLLTTHYMAEAEELCDRVAIIDRGRILACDTPSNLKRSLDRVTSYEIETSALEGAEEIGAIPGVRGMALEPLEQGLKLRVQVEEEASISEIVSMIVGRGAKILSMSKRESTLEDVFINLVGRGLE; encoded by the coding sequence ATGGATGCTGTTAGGGTCGAGGGGCTAACTAGGGTTTTCAAGACAAACAGAGGCAAGAGGGAAACCGTTGCTCTGGATGACGTGGATCTCCACATTAAGGATGGAGAACTCTTCGGTCTCCTAGGACCCAACGGGGCCGGAAAGACTACTCTCATTAAGATACTGGCCACACTTCTGCTCCCATCCTCTGGAAGCGCCGAGGTTCTGGGTTACGATGTTGAACGGCAGGCGCAGAGCATCCGCCCCCTTATCAACATGGTAGCGGGGGGCGAGTTCTCCGGTTACGGTCTGCTCACGGTCAGGGAGAACCTCTGGATGTTCTCACAGTTCTACGGAATCCCCGGCAAGGAGGCAAGGACCCGGATCGATGATCTTTTGGCTCGATTTGGACTGACCGAGTTTGCCGATTCGAAGGTCAGGACGCTGTCCACCGGGGAGAAGCAGAAGATGAACGTGATCCGGGGGTTCGTGACCGACCCAAGGCTCATCTTCTTGGACGAGCCAACACTGGGGCTTGATGTCAACTCCAGCCGCGCGATCCGATCATTCGTGATTGACTGGGTCTCCTCCGGAGATCGCAGGACGGTGCTGCTAACGACTCACTACATGGCGGAGGCTGAGGAGCTGTGCGACAGGGTGGCCATCATCGATAGGGGAAGGATACTGGCCTGTGACACCCCTTCCAACCTGAAGAGGTCTCTGGACCGGGTGACATCCTATGAGATCGAGACATCCGCACTTGAGGGAGCGGAAGAGATAGGGGCCATTCCTGGTGTCAGGGGCATGGCATTGGAGCCACTGGAACAAGGCCTTAAGCTGAGGGTGCAGGTGGAGGAAGAGGCCTCGATCTCCGAAATAGTGTCCATGATAGTTGGCAGGGGGGCGAAGATACTCTCGATGAGCAAGAGGGAGTCGACGCTCGAGGACGTGTTCATCAACTTAGTTGGGAGGGGTCTGG
- a CDS encoding 30S ribosomal protein S17e translates to MGNIRPTYIKRVAIDLVEKYPGVFSGDFENNKLMVEKLTDVHSTTMKNRIAGYITRYWHQFEA, encoded by the coding sequence ATGGGAAATATTAGACCCACTTACATCAAGAGGGTGGCCATCGATCTGGTGGAGAAGTACCCAGGAGTCTTCAGTGGTGACTTCGAGAACAATAAGCTCATGGTCGAGAAGCTGACCGACGTTCATTCGACCACCATGAAGAACCGCATAGCTGGGTATATTACCAGGTATTGGCACCAGTTTGAAGCATGA
- a CDS encoding FAD-dependent thymidylate synthase, with protein sequence MNVRLLRYTEDAELLCSAAAHSCYSRSTSGELIDSMDGETAERRLESVLSSGHHSVIEHASYTFSLEGISRVLTHQLVRHRVASYSQQSQRYVSMDKAEFVMPPKIREDDEAAQRFEILMREVWDTYRELSEKVPVEDARYVLPNACTTNITVTMNARELWHFFSLRCCNRAQWEIREVADRMLEAVRKVCPVIFRRAGPPCVRGPCPEGKMTCGKPRKDELSKL encoded by the coding sequence ATGAATGTTAGGCTGCTGAGGTACACCGAGGACGCGGAGCTCCTGTGCTCCGCCGCTGCCCATTCCTGTTACTCGAGGTCGACCAGCGGGGAGCTTATAGACTCCATGGACGGGGAGACTGCCGAGCGCAGGCTGGAGAGCGTACTGTCCTCAGGCCATCACTCGGTGATAGAGCACGCTTCCTACACCTTTTCTCTCGAGGGAATATCAAGGGTGTTGACCCATCAGCTGGTCAGACATCGGGTGGCTTCTTACTCGCAGCAGAGCCAGCGCTATGTCTCCATGGACAAGGCCGAATTTGTCATGCCTCCCAAGATCAGGGAGGATGATGAGGCCGCCCAGCGTTTCGAGATTCTGATGAGAGAGGTGTGGGACACCTACAGGGAGCTATCGGAGAAGGTACCGGTCGAGGATGCTAGGTATGTACTTCCGAATGCGTGCACCACCAATATCACCGTTACCATGAACGCCAGGGAGCTCTGGCATTTCTTCTCGCTTAGGTGCTGCAACCGGGCGCAGTGGGAGATACGGGAGGTGGCGGATCGGATGCTCGAGGCGGTTCGCAAGGTCTGCCCGGTCATTTTCAGGAGGGCGGGACCGCCCTGCGTGCGTGGACCATGCCCCGAGGGCAAGATGACCTGCGGGAAGCCAAGGAAGGACGAGCTGAGCAAGCTATAA